The stretch of DNA GCCTGGAACAGATGCGTGTCCGTACCGCCGCTGCCCGCGCCGCCGTCCTGCCACCCACCTCGCCCCTGCACCAACCACCTGCACCCGGCAGCCACCGGCCTCACTACCAACGTCCCTCGAACCACTGAGACAGGACCGCGGGGACTGCCACGCGACTGCAGTCGATCAAGGTATGCCCGAGACGAATACTTCCGATATCCCCCGGCGGGGATTCGCAAGGGACTTGAGCCCCAGGCAGCCTCGGACACAGGCTTGACGGCCCCGTCCCTGACGCGAGGGGGTCGGCCGGCGTAAGGCGTAGGGCACCCCGCTGGAGGCGGGGCACGGTATGCGTCTGACGAATACTTCGAGAGCGCGTGCGGACGGTTCAAGTATTCGCGGGACGCGTACTGTGCGCTGAGTGGGCGGAAGGGCCGGTTCCCGGAGTTCGCAGCGTATTCGTCTCACGAATGCTTCTGTCGATGCCTGTACGTGAGCGACGCCAAGGAACAGCTCGGGGAGCATGCGTGTGGAGACTCCTGCGCCCGGCATATATGCCTCCTGGCGGCATGTATGCCAGGCGCAGGACCGGTGGCTGCAGAGGCACTCACCTCGAAGCCGATGCCACCGTTGCTGCGACGTGGGGAGTGTCGGTCGGCCGGAGGCGGTCTGGCTGGGGTAGACGTCGGAGAATGCGCGCTTCCGGCAGTGGTGAGGTTTATTCGTTCGCTGTGGACTATGCGGCGGTCTTCCGCGCGATCCTGGGCTCAGCGCTGCTCCTGACGCCGGATCTGGTCTTGGTGGATGCCAACCAGGCTTTCCTGGAGGCGTGCGATCGCTCTCGCGAGGAGTTGGTGGGCTTTTCGGTGTTCGATGTGTTCCGGCGGGATCCGCAGGACCCCGTGGCCCGGGGCATCCGGCTTCGCGCGTGCGTGGAGTGAGTGCTCGCGACACGGGAGCTGATACCAAGGTGCTGTGCTGGTACGACCTTCCGGTGCCTGGCCGTCGGCCGGGGCGCTTTGAGGAGCGTTACTGGAGCTTGGTCACCGCACCGGTCCTTGGCCCAGATGGCCAGGTCGTTCTGATCATTTCGCAGGTGAGGGATGTCACCGGGCTGGTCCGTTCCCGTGTTGCTCTGGACAACGGCGAGACGCTGAGCAGAGCGGAGACCATGACCGCCGCGCTGCTGGCGCGGTCCCGGGCACTCCAGAAGCGCAACGAAAGCCTGCGGCTGATCTACCGCCCCCGTTTCCACCTGCCCTTCAAAGGGGCACGCAAGAGCTTCGCGTGGACCGATTACCGCGACTTGGCCGTCCGGACCCACCTCCAGCTCGGCGGCCCGGTCGTGCTCGTGTGGGACAACTTGAACACCCACCTGGCCGCCGGCATGAAGCAGTACGCGGCCGACCACGACTGGCTCACCGTCTTCCAACTACCCAGTTACGCGCCCGACCTCAACCCGGTGGAAGGCATCTGGTCGCTCCTACGGCGCGGACCGATGGCCAACACCGCGTTCACCGATCCCGACCACCTCACCCAGACCCTCCGGCGCGGCCTGCGACACATCCAGCTCAGACCCGGCCTCATCAACGGCTGCCTCGCCGGCACCGGCCTGACCATTACCCCACCGACCCCGACCTGAAAACCTCAGTAACGCGTTGACCACGAGGGTGGCGTCCTGTCTGGAGTCGATCGACCAGCCCACGATCTTGCGGCTGAACGCGTCCAGGACCGCCGCGCAGTACACCCACCCTTCTGTGGTGAGGTGTTGCGTGATGTCGGTGACCCACAGCTCGTTGGCACGCAGCCGATGGAACTTCCGGTTGACCAGGTCATCGGCGGTGACGACACCCCGCAGGCGCTTGATCCGCACCGGTCCGGGCAGCCCGTAGATCCCGGCCTGTGTCATCAGGACCGACACGGTCATCGAGCACACCTGGATGCCCATGCCCAAGGTGAGCTCGGCGTGGACGCGGTGGTAGCCGTAGGTGCCGCGTGAGGCGACGTGGACCTCCCGGATCAGCCCGGTCAGCCGTCGAAGTGCGCTGTCACCAAACCTGCTGACCAGCC from Streptomyces sp. NBC_01707 encodes:
- a CDS encoding PAS domain-containing protein produces the protein MRASGSGEVYSFAVDYAAVFRAILGSALLLTPDLVLVDANQAFLEACDRSREELVGFSVFDVFRRDPQDPVARGIRLRACVE
- a CDS encoding transposase, with protein sequence MTAALLARSRALQKRNESLRLIYRPRFHLPFKGARKSFAWTDYRDLAVRTHLQLGGPVVLVWDNLNTHLAAGMKQYAADHDWLTVFQLPSYAPDLNPVEGIWSLLRRGPMANTAFTDPDHLTQTLRRGLRHIQLRPGLINGCLAGTGLTITPPTPT